The following are from one region of the Prionailurus bengalensis isolate Pbe53 chromosome A2, Fcat_Pben_1.1_paternal_pri, whole genome shotgun sequence genome:
- the RBSN gene encoding rabenosyn-5 isoform X2, with translation MTEQNRGHRAMSLSAMEGLTLTCGNPRNLLTAFDRTNTESAKIRAIEKSVVPWVNDQDVPFCPDCGNKFSIRNRRHHCRLCGSIMCKKCMELISLPFANKLTSASKDSLSTHTSPSQSPNSVHGSRRGSISSVSSVSSVLDEKDDDRIRCCTHCKDTLLKREQQIDEKEHTPDIVKLYEKLRLCMEKVDQKAPEYIRMAASLNAGETTYSLEHAGDLRIEVQKVYELIDALSKKILTLGLNQDPPPHPNTLRLQRMIRYSATLFVQEKLLGLMSLPTREQFEELKKKRKQEMERKRILERQAALESQRRLKERRSDLAPRTANGEVASLRGGPAPLRKAEGWLPLSGGQGQSEDSDPLLQQIHNITSFIRQARAAGRADEVRTLQENLRQLQDEYDQQQTEKAIELSRRQAEEEDLQREQLQMLREREWEREREQFQAASLHTRTRSLDFREIRPFQLEPGREPRTHLAYALDLGSSPVQSSAAQKTPSPVSALEPVRVWSGPPALGQEPLPQSTVSQQSELASLNPFEEEDPSSPTADGTTSPPAAEPASGPSACVLKEYNPFEEEEEEAVAGNPFTNPDSPAPNPFDEEDEYPCPRPSSPPVPGNPFEEATCTNPFEMDSDSGPEGEEPIEEELLLQQIDNIKAYIFDAKQCGRLDEVELLTENLRELKRTLAKQKGGTD, from the exons ATGACCGAGCAGAATCGGGGACACAGGGCTATGAGTCTTTCAGCTATGGAGGGGTTGACCCTTACATGTGGGAACCCCAGGAACTTG CTCACTGCATTCGACAGAACGAATACCGAGTCTGCTAAGATACGAG CAATAGAAAAGTCAGTGGTGCCTTGGGTCAATGACCAGGATGTTCCTTTCTGTCCAGACTGTGGGAATAAGTTCAGCATCCGTAACCGCCGCCACCACTGCCGGCTCTGCGGGTCTATTATGTGCAAGAAGTGTATGGAACTCATCAGTCTCCCTTTTGCAA ATAAGCTTACCAGTGCCAGCAAGGATTCCCTGAGCACCCACACCAGCCCCAGCCAGTCACCCAACAGTGTCCATGGCTCCCGCCGGGGCAGTATCAGCAGCGTGAGCAGTGTAAGCTCTGTCCTGGATGAAAAGGATGACGACCGGATCCGCTGCTGTACACACTGCAAGGACACGCTACTGAAGAGAGAGCAGCAGATTGATGAGAAGGAGCACACCCCCGACATTGTAAAGCTGTATGAG AAATTACGACTTTGCATGGAGAAAGTTGACCAAAAAGCTCCTGAATACATCAGGATGGCAGCATCATTAAA TGCTGGGGAGACCACCTACAGTCTGGAACATGCCGGTGACCTTCGAATAGAAGTGCAGAAAGTGTATGAGCTCATAGATGCTTTAAG TAAGAAGATCTTAACCTTGGGCttgaaccaggaccctccaccacATCCAAACACTTTGCGGCTGCAGAGGATGATCAGATACTCAGCTACGCTTTTTGTGCAG GAAAAGTTGCTTGGTTTGATGTCACTGCCAACCAGAGAACAGTTTGaggaactgaaaaagaaaaggaagcaggaaatgGAGAGGAAGAGGATCCTGGAGAGACAG GCTGCCCTGGAATCCCAGCGAAGGCTTAAGGAACGGCGGAGTGACCTGGCGCCTCGTACGGCTAATGGGGAGGTGGCGTCCCTTCGAGGGGGGCCTGCCCCCCTGAGAAAGGCTGAGGGCTGGCTCCCGCTGTCTGGAGGTCAGGGGCAGAGCGAAGACTCAGACCCCCTCCTCCAGCAGATCCACAACATCACATCATTCATCAGGCAGGCCAGGGCCGCTGGGCGGGCGGACGAGGTGCGCACGCTGCAGGAGAATCTGCGGCAGCTGCAGGACGAGTACGACCAGCAGCAGACGGAGAAGGCCATCGAGCTGTCCCGGAGGCAGGCCGAGGAGGAGGACCTGCAGCGCGAACAGCTGCAGATGCTGCGTGAGCGGGAGTGGGAACGAGAGCGGGAGCAGTTCCAGGCCGCATCCCTACACACACGGACTCGGTCCCTGGACTTTCGAGAAATCCGGCCTTTCCAGCTGGAGCCTGGCAGGGAGCCTCGCACCCACCTTGCTTATGCTTTGGATCTAGGCTCTTCCCCAGTTCAGAGCAGTGCAGCTCAGAAGACTCCTTCGCCCGTCTCAGCTCTCGAGCCGGTCAGAGTGTGGTCTGGGCCCCCAGCCCTTGGCCAGGAACCCCTCCCCCAGAGCACCGTGTCACAGCAGAGTGAGCTGGCCTCTCTAAACCCCTTCGAGGAGGAAGACCCCTCCAGCCCCACAGCAGACGGCACTACCAGCCCTCCGGCTGCAGAGCCTGCCTCTGGCCCTTCAGCCTGTGTCCTCAAAGAATACAATCCttttgaggaagaagaggaggaggccgTAGCAGGGAATCCCTTCACTAACCCAGACAGTCCAGCGCCCAACCCCTTCGATGAGGAAGATGAGTATCCCTGCCCGAGGCCCTCAAGCCCTCCTGTTCCTGGCAACCCGTTTGAGGAAGCCACCTGTACCAACCCCTTTGAGATGGACAGTGACAGTGGGCCAGAGGGCGAGGAGCCCATAGAGGAGGAGCTCCTTCTCCAGCAGATTGATAACATCAAGGCATACATTTTTGATGCCAAGCAGTGTGGCCGCCTGGATGAGGTGGAGTTGCTGACAGAGAACCTGAGGGAGCTGAAGCGCACCCTGGCTAAACAGAAGGGGGGCACTGACTGA
- the RBSN gene encoding rabenosyn-5 isoform X1: protein MASLDDPGEVREGFLCPLCLKDLQSFCQLQSHYEEEHSGEDRDVKGQIKSLVQKAKKAKNRLLKREGDDRAESGTQGYESFSYGGVDPYMWEPQELGAVRSHLSDFKKHRAARIDHYVVEVNKLIIRLEKLTAFDRTNTESAKIRAIEKSVVPWVNDQDVPFCPDCGNKFSIRNRRHHCRLCGSIMCKKCMELISLPFANKLTSASKDSLSTHTSPSQSPNSVHGSRRGSISSVSSVSSVLDEKDDDRIRCCTHCKDTLLKREQQIDEKEHTPDIVKLYEKLRLCMEKVDQKAPEYIRMAASLNAGETTYSLEHAGDLRIEVQKVYELIDALSKKILTLGLNQDPPPHPNTLRLQRMIRYSATLFVQEKLLGLMSLPTREQFEELKKKRKQEMERKRILERQAALESQRRLKERRSDLAPRTANGEVASLRGGPAPLRKAEGWLPLSGGQGQSEDSDPLLQQIHNITSFIRQARAAGRADEVRTLQENLRQLQDEYDQQQTEKAIELSRRQAEEEDLQREQLQMLREREWEREREQFQAASLHTRTRSLDFREIRPFQLEPGREPRTHLAYALDLGSSPVQSSAAQKTPSPVSALEPVRVWSGPPALGQEPLPQSTVSQQSELASLNPFEEEDPSSPTADGTTSPPAAEPASGPSACVLKEYNPFEEEEEEAVAGNPFTNPDSPAPNPFDEEDEYPCPRPSSPPVPGNPFEEATCTNPFEMDSDSGPEGEEPIEEELLLQQIDNIKAYIFDAKQCGRLDEVELLTENLRELKRTLAKQKGGTD from the exons ATGGCTTCTCTGGATGACCCTGGggaagtcagggagggcttcctttGCCCTTTGTGCCTGAAGGACCTGCAGTCCTTCTGTCAGCTTCAGTCACATTATGAGGAAGAGCACTCTGGGGAAGACCGTGATGTCAAAGGGCAAATTAAAA GTCTTGTCCAGAAGGCTAAGAAAGCCAAGAACAGGCTGTTGAAACGAGAAGGAGATGACCGAGCAGAATCGGGGACACAGGGCTATGAGTCTTTCAGCTATGGAGGGGTTGACCCTTACATGTGGGAACCCCAGGAACTTG GTGCTGTGAGAAGCCATCTTTCCGACTTCAAAAAACACCGAGCTGCCAGAATTGACCACTATGTTGTTGAAGTCAATAAATTAATAATCAGGTTAGAGAAG CTCACTGCATTCGACAGAACGAATACCGAGTCTGCTAAGATACGAG CAATAGAAAAGTCAGTGGTGCCTTGGGTCAATGACCAGGATGTTCCTTTCTGTCCAGACTGTGGGAATAAGTTCAGCATCCGTAACCGCCGCCACCACTGCCGGCTCTGCGGGTCTATTATGTGCAAGAAGTGTATGGAACTCATCAGTCTCCCTTTTGCAA ATAAGCTTACCAGTGCCAGCAAGGATTCCCTGAGCACCCACACCAGCCCCAGCCAGTCACCCAACAGTGTCCATGGCTCCCGCCGGGGCAGTATCAGCAGCGTGAGCAGTGTAAGCTCTGTCCTGGATGAAAAGGATGACGACCGGATCCGCTGCTGTACACACTGCAAGGACACGCTACTGAAGAGAGAGCAGCAGATTGATGAGAAGGAGCACACCCCCGACATTGTAAAGCTGTATGAG AAATTACGACTTTGCATGGAGAAAGTTGACCAAAAAGCTCCTGAATACATCAGGATGGCAGCATCATTAAA TGCTGGGGAGACCACCTACAGTCTGGAACATGCCGGTGACCTTCGAATAGAAGTGCAGAAAGTGTATGAGCTCATAGATGCTTTAAG TAAGAAGATCTTAACCTTGGGCttgaaccaggaccctccaccacATCCAAACACTTTGCGGCTGCAGAGGATGATCAGATACTCAGCTACGCTTTTTGTGCAG GAAAAGTTGCTTGGTTTGATGTCACTGCCAACCAGAGAACAGTTTGaggaactgaaaaagaaaaggaagcaggaaatgGAGAGGAAGAGGATCCTGGAGAGACAG GCTGCCCTGGAATCCCAGCGAAGGCTTAAGGAACGGCGGAGTGACCTGGCGCCTCGTACGGCTAATGGGGAGGTGGCGTCCCTTCGAGGGGGGCCTGCCCCCCTGAGAAAGGCTGAGGGCTGGCTCCCGCTGTCTGGAGGTCAGGGGCAGAGCGAAGACTCAGACCCCCTCCTCCAGCAGATCCACAACATCACATCATTCATCAGGCAGGCCAGGGCCGCTGGGCGGGCGGACGAGGTGCGCACGCTGCAGGAGAATCTGCGGCAGCTGCAGGACGAGTACGACCAGCAGCAGACGGAGAAGGCCATCGAGCTGTCCCGGAGGCAGGCCGAGGAGGAGGACCTGCAGCGCGAACAGCTGCAGATGCTGCGTGAGCGGGAGTGGGAACGAGAGCGGGAGCAGTTCCAGGCCGCATCCCTACACACACGGACTCGGTCCCTGGACTTTCGAGAAATCCGGCCTTTCCAGCTGGAGCCTGGCAGGGAGCCTCGCACCCACCTTGCTTATGCTTTGGATCTAGGCTCTTCCCCAGTTCAGAGCAGTGCAGCTCAGAAGACTCCTTCGCCCGTCTCAGCTCTCGAGCCGGTCAGAGTGTGGTCTGGGCCCCCAGCCCTTGGCCAGGAACCCCTCCCCCAGAGCACCGTGTCACAGCAGAGTGAGCTGGCCTCTCTAAACCCCTTCGAGGAGGAAGACCCCTCCAGCCCCACAGCAGACGGCACTACCAGCCCTCCGGCTGCAGAGCCTGCCTCTGGCCCTTCAGCCTGTGTCCTCAAAGAATACAATCCttttgaggaagaagaggaggaggccgTAGCAGGGAATCCCTTCACTAACCCAGACAGTCCAGCGCCCAACCCCTTCGATGAGGAAGATGAGTATCCCTGCCCGAGGCCCTCAAGCCCTCCTGTTCCTGGCAACCCGTTTGAGGAAGCCACCTGTACCAACCCCTTTGAGATGGACAGTGACAGTGGGCCAGAGGGCGAGGAGCCCATAGAGGAGGAGCTCCTTCTCCAGCAGATTGATAACATCAAGGCATACATTTTTGATGCCAAGCAGTGTGGCCGCCTGGATGAGGTGGAGTTGCTGACAGAGAACCTGAGGGAGCTGAAGCGCACCCTGGCTAAACAGAAGGGGGGCACTGACTGA